CAAGCTCAACATCTAAATATTATGTATATCTCTTTATATCTCTATCTACTTCTTATTTATATAGATATCCTCTTTGTTTACGCAGTTCTATATAATTTATATGGTAATAGTAGGGAATAGGTTTTGTTAATAATAACAAAAAGGATGCCAAAGTGTTTGCTTTGTTGGCATCCTTTTGTTTTATTACTTGTTTATAAGGTTATGAGGCAATCTTTCTTCAGGGGTCATAGCTTCATAAAAGACAAAAATAGCTGTTACTATCCTCATTATGTTACGAAGTAAAGGTACCCATGATACAAATGCAGTGATTATCCCAAAAATATTCCCTCTTGTCAAACCACTAACCTCTTTTGATAAAAACAGTGATATCACGTGTAACCCTAAAAGCGCAAGCACTGGAATCCAGAAGAATCCAAAGGCTATTGGCTCCCCTAGTAACGAAAGGCCTATAAGCAACTCAAGTACACCTATAACCCATTTAGAAATTCTTGATTTTGACACTGAATAACCTCCTTTTATTTAACTTCTTGTAACCCTATTGTAACATTAATAAGGCTAAAATTCACTGGTTTTGGCAAAATATTTATAATATTAAGATATGTATATTCCCAACATACTAAAAAGTTCTAAACCTATATCATTTTATAGATTTAGAACTTTTTAGTATTACTTTTTTTATTGTCAACTTTAATAACTCTTTAAATTATCTAGCACCTTCAAGGATAATCTTCTTTTTGCTTGTTCGGTCCAACCAACTACTTTATCAGTATATATAACTTTATTAAGTTTCTTTAGCTCATTATAGTGCTTTCCCATAGCTGCTTTATCAAAAATAGCATAGTTGCCCTCTTTATCTATCCAGTTCATAAACTCTTCTACATCAAAGGTGGGCTCTAAAGAGGTATTTACTATAACCTTATTGTTATTTATCTTTTTTAACATAAATTTATCTAGCACTATAGTATTTCGTGGAAGGTGAGTAGAGATAATATCCACTTTTTCCAAAAGAGATTCTAAGTCCAGATATTGGACCCCTATATCTTCCACATCTTTTTTTCTACTTCTACTGTAATAGTATACGTTCATCCCAAAACTTTGAGCTTTTTCGGCCAACATTTTACCTAAAGTACCCATCCCTATTATACCAAGGTTCTGATCGGTAAGTTCTGTTTCCTCTTGTTTCCATTGATATTCTCCGTTGCCCTGAAACAACCTAATTAGCTCGCTAATAATAAACTCTATAACACCTTCATCACCATAATCCCGAACTCCTAAAACTTTAATTCCGTACTTTTTAGCTTCTTTAACGTCAACATTTGCACTATTTTCATCAATTAAGCTACAGCACATTCCAATATATTTTATATTAGGACATTTTGCTAAGACTTCTTTGTCAATAGGTGTGTTCCACGACACTAACACTGCATCGGCATCACCAATTCTAGAAATAATTTCATTATTTGATTTTGGATAATCTTGATAAGTAACTACCTTTTTTGCAAGAAAACCTAACTCCTCCACCACTTCATCTACTAATCCTGTATTATCTATTGCTACTATTTTATTAAACTTCATCTTTTCCCTCCAACAGTTCATTTATTAATTCAAATATTATTGTAGGAATTCGCTCAAAAACGTCAGGTCCATACACCCTCTCAGTAGTTTTATGCAAATCCTTTCCCCATGGCCCTATATTAACAACCTGCATATTATGTTTTTTTAACTTATCAAAGGGTATTTTATATACATTATCCCACCCAGGACTATTTTGTTTTATTGCATTTACATCTTTATCTTGACCAATAAATCCACAGTAACTGAGATCTGAAATGCCCATAAAATATTGATTTGATTGATATTGGATAGGGTAAAACTTTGAACAAATTCTATTTAGCCTTTCTTCTAAATCAAACTTCTGGCCCCCCTTTAACAGCTGGTTATTTATATGTGGATAGAAAGGTCCAGAAAGCGCTATTATAATTAAAGGATCACTTATGCTAATACTTTCAACAGTAAACTCTATCAATTTAACAGCAACCTCAGGCAAGGTAATTTTTTTGCTATGGAAATCCTCTTTAGCTTCTTCTAATTTTTCTTTATACGCTTTTTCAAACTTATCGCCATTTTCTTCTACAGCAAGCTTATAAGCTTCAGAGAAACTAAGAACCTCTGGTTCGTAATCTAGAGGTTCAAATTTTTCATTGTTCATTCGACAATACTGCCTATATGACAGCTCAATATCACTAATTGTTTGATCCATCGCCTCTGTACAGAAGTTACTTAAGTCATTTAAAATATCTGTAGGTTGCTTAGTAAAGGTTAACCAATTAAAAAAACCTACTGCCGCCTCTGGTATAGAAGCATCATAAACCTTTTTCCTATCTTTCAAATGCACCCAAATTGGTGGCGGTGTTGCATCTCTATGGTAAACATCACACATTTTTGGATTTAGCTCAGTTTTCCTTTGTATATTTGCCAAAATCATTGATGGGCTTACCCCGGCATAAGGATCACCGATATGACTTTTAACTCCTTTTATATAAACTATAGGCATGATTTTGCCTACAGATCCTTCGAACATAATTGCTTTATCTTTCACATTATTAAAGTATGGTTCTGAGTTTATCGCCAATATATAGTCTAGTTGGTGCTTATTGCTTAACTCATCCATCAACGAAATAGCTGATATCATACCTTTTGATATTGTTTCTTCATCGGGAACAGAAATAAATAATATATTTCCATTAAAATTTCTTAATTCGGAAAACTTATCTACAACCCCCATTTGCAGTGCAACGCCTGCTTTCATATCTGCCGTTCCTCTACCAAAAATCCAGTGGTCATTTTCAAAATCTTGAATTAAGCTCTTACTTTTTCTTTTTTTCTCCTTTAGCTTTTCTTTAAGTTCATCAGGCCTAAAAGCTACATCCCGAAATTTTCCGAACTCTTCTATTCCAATAGCATCATGGTGGTTAATAAGTACAACTGTTTTTTTACTCTGTCCCTTTACCAAGGCCCAAACTACTTCACGACGCAAGGCATCATCGGGCAAGGGGAAAGTACCCACATGCTCTGAATGTTCTTTAAAAT
This genomic interval from Proteinivorax tanatarense contains the following:
- a CDS encoding NAD(P)-dependent oxidoreductase; translation: MKFNKIVAIDNTGLVDEVVEELGFLAKKVVTYQDYPKSNNEIISRIGDADAVLVSWNTPIDKEVLAKCPNIKYIGMCCSLIDENSANVDVKEAKKYGIKVLGVRDYGDEGVIEFIISELIRLFQGNGEYQWKQEETELTDQNLGIIGMGTLGKMLAEKAQSFGMNVYYYSRSRKKDVEDIGVQYLDLESLLEKVDIISTHLPRNTIVLDKFMLKKINNNKVIVNTSLEPTFDVEEFMNWIDKEGNYAIFDKAAMGKHYNELKKLNKVIYTDKVVGWTEQAKRRLSLKVLDNLKSY
- a CDS encoding M20/M25/M40 family metallo-hydrolase; translated protein: MFSKKEQQTIASLFYKLVSVRSDTNSIYEPIIEDLILNWFKQRNYFKEHSEHVGTFPLPDDALRREVVWALVKGQSKKTVVLINHHDAIGIEEFGKFRDVAFRPDELKEKLKEKKRKSKSLIQDFENDHWIFGRGTADMKAGVALQMGVVDKFSELRNFNGNILFISVPDEETISKGMISAISLMDELSNKHQLDYILAINSEPYFNNVKDKAIMFEGSVGKIMPIVYIKGVKSHIGDPYAGVSPSMILANIQRKTELNPKMCDVYHRDATPPPIWVHLKDRKKVYDASIPEAAVGFFNWLTFTKQPTDILNDLSNFCTEAMDQTISDIELSYRQYCRMNNEKFEPLDYEPEVLSFSEAYKLAVEENGDKFEKAYKEKLEEAKEDFHSKKITLPEVAVKLIEFTVESISISDPLIIIALSGPFYPHINNQLLKGGQKFDLEERLNRICSKFYPIQYQSNQYFMGISDLSYCGFIGQDKDVNAIKQNSPGWDNVYKIPFDKLKKHNMQVVNIGPWGKDLHKTTERVYGPDVFERIPTIIFELINELLEGKDEV